The Ursus arctos isolate Adak ecotype North America unplaced genomic scaffold, UrsArc2.0 scaffold_28, whole genome shotgun sequence genome has a window encoding:
- the STARD5 gene encoding stAR-related lipid transfer protein 5 isoform X1: MRRFWFLTNRRKLRRHMAWWLLGGLKTTQSSRNQPVQICSIKFYCGKGLLCRTCPCSATRVRQNGVSVSWRPSMEFPGNLYRGEGIVHAAPEKVWACVKPLAGTLRDKWDENVSSFEIIESLTDMLCVSRTASPPAAMKLISPRDFVDLVLVKKYEDGSLSSSAVHVEHPLCPPEPGFVRGFNHPCGCFCEPLPGEPDKTNLVTFFQTDLSGYLPRSVVDSFFPRSMAGFYANLEKAVKTLCD; encoded by the exons ATGCGGCGCTTCTGGTTTTTAACGAATAGACGGAAATTGAGGAGACACATGGCATGGTGGCTTTTAGGAGGTTTGAAAACCACCCAGAGCTCTCGGAATCAGCCGGTTCAGATCTGCTCCATCAAGTTCTACTGTGGGAAAGGTCTACTGTGCAGGAcctgtccctgctctgccacACGAGTCCGTCAG AATGGAGTTTCAGTTTCCTGGAGGCCATCTATGGAGTTTCCAGGGAACTT GTACCGGGGAGAAGGCATCGTGCATGCAGCGCCGGAAAAGGTGTGGGCCTGTGTCAAGCCACTTGCTGGGACCCTTCGAGACAAGTGGGATGAGAACGTGAGCAGCTTTGAAATTATCGAAAGCCTCACTGAT ATGCTGTGCGTGAGCAGAACCGCCAGCCCCCCGGCCGCCATGAAGCTCATTTCCCCCAGAGACTTTGTGGACTTGGTGCTCGTCAAGAAGTATGAGGACGGGAGCCTCAGTTCCAGCG CTGTCCACGTGGAGCACCCGTTGTGTCCCCCGGAGCCAGGTTTCGTGCGAGGGTTTAACCACCCCTGCGGTTGCTTCTGTGAGCCTCTGCCGGG GGAGCCCGACAAGACCAACCTGGTCACGTTCTTCCAGACCGACCTCAGCGGCTACCTCCCTCGGAGCGTGGTGGACTCCTTCTTCCCCCGCAGCATGGCTGGCTTCTACGCCAACCTGGAGAAAGCTGTGAAGACCCTGTGTGACTGA
- the STARD5 gene encoding stAR-related lipid transfer protein 5 isoform X3 — translation MDPALAAQLSEAVAEKVLQYRRDESGWKMCREGNGVSVSWRPSMEFPGNLYRGEGIVHAAPEKVWACVKPLAGTLRDKWDENVSSFEIIESLTDMLCVSRTASPPAAMKLISPRDFVDLVLVKKYEDGSLSSSAVHVEHPLCPPEPGFVRGFNHPCGCFCEPLPGEPDKTNLVTFFQTDLSGYLPRSVVDSFFPRSMAGFYANLEKAVKTLCD, via the exons ATGGACCCGGCGCTGGCCGCGCAGCTGAGCGAGGCGGTGGCGGAGAAGGTGCTCCAGTACCGGCGGGACGAGTCAGGATGGAAGATGTGCCGGGAAGGC AATGGAGTTTCAGTTTCCTGGAGGCCATCTATGGAGTTTCCAGGGAACTT GTACCGGGGAGAAGGCATCGTGCATGCAGCGCCGGAAAAGGTGTGGGCCTGTGTCAAGCCACTTGCTGGGACCCTTCGAGACAAGTGGGATGAGAACGTGAGCAGCTTTGAAATTATCGAAAGCCTCACTGAT ATGCTGTGCGTGAGCAGAACCGCCAGCCCCCCGGCCGCCATGAAGCTCATTTCCCCCAGAGACTTTGTGGACTTGGTGCTCGTCAAGAAGTATGAGGACGGGAGCCTCAGTTCCAGCG CTGTCCACGTGGAGCACCCGTTGTGTCCCCCGGAGCCAGGTTTCGTGCGAGGGTTTAACCACCCCTGCGGTTGCTTCTGTGAGCCTCTGCCGGG GGAGCCCGACAAGACCAACCTGGTCACGTTCTTCCAGACCGACCTCAGCGGCTACCTCCCTCGGAGCGTGGTGGACTCCTTCTTCCCCCGCAGCATGGCTGGCTTCTACGCCAACCTGGAGAAAGCTGTGAAGACCCTGTGTGACTGA
- the STARD5 gene encoding stAR-related lipid transfer protein 5 isoform X2, which translates to MRRFWFLTNRRKLRRHMAWWLLGGLKTTQSSRNQPVQICSIKFYCGKGLLCRTCPCSATRVRQNGVSVSWRPSMEFPGNLYRGEGIVHAAPEKVWACVKPLAGTLRDKWDENVSSFEIIESLTDMLCVSRTASPPAAMKLISPRDFVDLVLVKKYEDGSLSSSDLGSRERVCTCASVGLYVSVCECQGQWGGGLRGRSRGTRADSPDFTWGRLRELGLRS; encoded by the exons ATGCGGCGCTTCTGGTTTTTAACGAATAGACGGAAATTGAGGAGACACATGGCATGGTGGCTTTTAGGAGGTTTGAAAACCACCCAGAGCTCTCGGAATCAGCCGGTTCAGATCTGCTCCATCAAGTTCTACTGTGGGAAAGGTCTACTGTGCAGGAcctgtccctgctctgccacACGAGTCCGTCAG AATGGAGTTTCAGTTTCCTGGAGGCCATCTATGGAGTTTCCAGGGAACTT GTACCGGGGAGAAGGCATCGTGCATGCAGCGCCGGAAAAGGTGTGGGCCTGTGTCAAGCCACTTGCTGGGACCCTTCGAGACAAGTGGGATGAGAACGTGAGCAGCTTTGAAATTATCGAAAGCCTCACTGAT ATGCTGTGCGTGAGCAGAACCGCCAGCCCCCCGGCCGCCATGAAGCTCATTTCCCCCAGAGACTTTGTGGACTTGGTGCTCGTCAAGAAGTATGAGGACGGGAGCCTCAGTTCCAGCG ACTTGGGAAGCCGTGAACGTGTCTGCACGTGTGCGAGTGTGGGTTTGTATGTGTCCGTATGTGAGTGTCAgggacagtggggtggggggctcagggGCAGGTCCCGGGGCACCCGTGCTGACTCCCCAGACTTCACATGGGGGCGTCTGCGTGAGCTAGGGCTGAGGTCGTAG